Within the Carassius gibelio isolate Cgi1373 ecotype wild population from Czech Republic chromosome B15, carGib1.2-hapl.c, whole genome shotgun sequence genome, the region ATCCGGGTTTTACGGTTTATTTTGCTTTTTCATGAAAAACTGCAGTCCTTTTCTCCGAATGGGAGAGTCGGTAAGGAGGGGACGGTGAGCTGAGACTGTGGGCGTGTGCGAATAAAAATGATGTTCGTTCATTGGTTAGCAGCGGTATAGGAGGAGCTACGGTAGCCAATGAGAGCTCGTATTTTggaatatgtaattatttaaaatgaaaaggagTGATTCGCTGGGCTTTTGGTTGATTCCAGTGAGTTGAATCTTTTGAATCCAAAAGAAAGATTCGTTAAGTGATTTGTTCACGATACATTCTGAAGGATCCAACGGTAAATGCCTCAACGTGTAAACAAGTGTTTTCTGTGTTAATAAGTCACCAATCACCCAACCagttcgtaaaaaaaaaaaaaaaatccaagagaACTGCAATCATATTACACACTAATTCATTTCACAGTTTAGGAGACATCGTAGGACCTTGGAAAGACGTCTTGAGATAGGAAAACATCTGGTCCtttttttgtcccttttttttcttaaacactATTCtgccaaaaagaaagaaacaaaagtcAACTTATGACCATAGATTATATGAGTGAATGGCTGTATGGGTGGGGTTATGAGACTGCATAGGGCTGGGCTTTGTTTACAGTTGGGTGGGTGGGGGAGGTATGACTGAAGTCTGCTTTCGTTATGAAGGTGGTCGTTGCTATGGAGACTGCATCCAGCCTAATAAGGCAGCCAGATGGCAGAGGCAGACTGTCTCCTGAGCCACGTCAGCAGACATTAAGACATAGACTTAACATTATTACACATCTATCCGACATGTGTGTCATAGTGTCCTCTGCCCCCCAACCACACCCAAAAAAGTCAGCtgatgttatttttcattaactaatttattcatttacattttatatcacACTTCAAATCAATAGATACTAAATATTGGTTAAAATTGTCTTATGACATTTTCCATTCTACTTGCAACCAATATATTATATACTGGAAAtgataattttgttttataaaatataatttaacaaattaaattatttcatcttgaacatatttgtattttatattatacttttaaatactggtaaatcaaaatgtgtttgtgttttatataataataatttaatcatttgtaAGAATCATTCCAACAATTCTGTTAATcaatttacaaatgttttattcatatatatgtaaagaaattaaatacatcTCTAAACAATTCAAGCATCTGAAATAAACATCATCCAGCATTTGCATGTACTGTAACAGCATAAAATCATACATATCACACAGAGCCATTTTCACTGTCCGCTGTCCTATGACCAGAGCATGTTGTGACATTCAATTAGTGCTTGAGCCTTTATTCTCAGTTCTTTGAAACTGATGATGATTCACTCACACAATCAGCCAAACACCCCTTCCCCCAAAACTCCACCCCCACAGGTTCTCAGGCTGTCTAGAAGGCACTTAGACCACCTAATGCGGACCTGTGGGGACCCTACGACATTATCTATTCTCCCTAACTAAGCCCCAATGTATTTTTTGAGGATAAGCTCCCTTTAGCTTTTCATTAGTCAGAAGCTCAGCAGgctaaaacatttacaattacaacCATCAAGTATCACAGGATATCTTGTTATAGGTCACATCTAcataacacacacgcacacacgcacacgcacacacacacacacacacacaaacacacacagaaatatagCTGGCCTAAAACAGGAAAAATAACACCATGTAAAAATGCACGTAAACATCTTAATGTACGATTGACTCCTAACTGGAACATGGTCTTCTAAATGTTCTTGAAATCTTGTATTGAAAATCAAATGCAGAGGTCTTACCAGTACTGACTCAAATAAAAGGCCTTCTTTCATTTCTAGAGCACTGAAAACCACAGATTACATGAAACTCTGTATTCCCAAGTTCATCGTGCAGGCGAGTGTTTTGATCCGTCATCATTTCAGACCTACAGTGACCGGTCAGAGGCAATTTTCAGAAACATGATATGGTACGAGCCAGATCAGGTCAAtagaaaatgaataataataacattggataaaaataaaacattaaattcttCATCAGACAATACagtgtacatattttcaataaaaaaaaaattgttacaattTTGTTGTTTCTATGTGGCGAATAGCCATCAGGTTTACCAGCTATTTTGATTGCTtagtatagaatataaaataaggaTATTTTCTCTTAGTCTTGGCATTGTGAATGGTTCATTTTTGCAGATAGAGATGCAGTATCATCATGGAAAATCATGTCGTGTACTGCCCCCTTGTGTTTAAGAGAGCACACTGCAGGTAAAATGTCTAATTTTCTACTGATCTCAACAGTAGACTGTTTTTAGATGCTGTGTCCTTTTATAGTAGACATTGAAACAAATTCCTATTCACTGTTTCAGCAAGCAACAGTGAAAGAGCGCCAGCTTCGTTTTTCATAAACGCAGCATGACACCAAGCATGAATGTCTgaataaatagaaatgttaagATCATGGGTCTACGCTGTCAGAATCAAGCTCTTTTGATTTTGTATCTTTTTCACGCCAACGCTTAAATAAAGACATTAGGCTGAAGCCCTCTTTAGTGCTTTTAAATGATATTGTTTGGCTATTTCTCTTCCCAGTACTAAACTGCAAGCTAGGCACTGTCTCTTCAGTCTTCGTCTCCGGCTCGACTGATTGTGACTGTGTTGAGTCAACAGATTGGGATTCCTCTTGGGAGTTAAGTGGCTTGGTGTCTGAATCTTTAACCATCTCTGTAGAGTTTTGCAATGTAGCAATCATATCACAATCCACAGATTTCCCTTTTCCAATGACACCTATAGAGGGAGCCGGAGATGCGTTTAGATTACTAGGCACAAACAGATCCTCTTGGCTGGTATTTCCACTACTGGCCTCGGGAAGTGCGATTGTGTGCCGGCGATTGATGATCTGGCCGTTCTGCAGCAGAGAGCTGGATTTAGAGGTGTTTTCTTCTATGGTCATGATCAGCAGTCTTCTGTCTTCTTGGAAGAACGTCTGCCTGGGAGAAAGGATCGGTGACAGGGCCTCACCGGACGAAATGCTACTTCGACTGGACTGGTATTGCAAAACTTTCCGTGACACCTCTCTCATATTTTGCACCTCTATCTCTGTCTGCACATCTTCCTCCTCCTGCACCGTGAATACAGACACATGTTGACTAATTGAGGAATCTTCACTTTTCTGCACAGGGCTTGAGACTGTAATCTCTGGGTGCTTGGGCGTCTCATCTTTATCAACGCTCTCCATGATCAAAGTGGATTGCATGGCACTTTTGACCCAGCTGTCTCTCTTGACCTCTCTGTTGTCAGCGGGGCGTTTCTCCGGCGTGGTGGTCTCAGTAAGATCGCCCCGTGAGGGGGAACTGTTCCCGGCTCTACGGCGGGACTGACGACTGTTGTACCTCTGTAGGATGGACTCCAGAGCAACTCCTTCAATGTCTTTGTCTCGTGAGGAGCAGGTGGCGGTAGAACGTCGCTTGGCTGCGATCTGAGTACGCTCTCGCTGTCTGCGCTTCACCTCCACCGTTTCTCGTTCAAGATTCTCCTATATTGATAAGAGAAATGACACGGCCATAaggtcattcatttttattaattactcaccctcatgtttattcattttcagaacacaaatgaaagaaaggaagtaagaacattgttaaaatagcccatgtgacatcagtgcttCAAGCTTACGAGAACACTTTTTGtgcaccaagaaaaaaaaatatttcagtacatcagttctcacatattattaaattcattaGGTATACAAACATTTTACATGTAAAATGTTTGCTCAGAGTACCCAGAATGCATCTTTAGATGGTGCAATCACCTGAACCGCTCGTTTGAACTTCTCACAGAAAGAGTAGAAAATGGAGCAACACTCCTCTAGTTTGAACTGAGCTGGATCCTCACAGAAATACTCCGCTACCGAATCACTCACGGCAGAAAGGTTTTTAAAGGCCGCCTCGGTCTCCTTTAACCTGGTGTctgcattctaaaaaaaaaaaaaaagaacaaataaaagaTAGTcgaaattttatttaacaataacatttGTCAATAGACACAATAGTGTTTTACCATAGGGACAAAAAACTTACATGCTCATATTCAGAGATAAACTAAAAAGGCCTTGAGACAAAACGCCTCACCTGCAGAAAATCCCTCATCTGTTCTTCCAGATCTGGCTGTTTACTACTATTCTGCATTGCCACCTGGACTCTATTCACTTCCTTTTGGAAATCAGTCTCGATTTCCTGCTTATGGATCCTATAGTGCAgaagacaaaaaaacattttaaactcttttttgctttttaagtGCAATTTAGCATTGAGCACAATAAGATGAGCTTAAAAGATCAGTTGAAAGACTTTTGCTAAAGTAAGATTAAGATCTTCAGtgatgaaaaacttaaacttataatcagaaatgtttctttggcaGGTAAATGAAAGATTGTGAAATTAAAGGTAAATGAAAGTACAAGTGCTATAATTACTACAACTAAAACTGATAgataattaacattttactttaaagctaaaaaatttttttttttaaatataacaaaaaaactaatgaaaataacaaaagaacaacaaaatgactaacatttaattaaaaactaaaaatgtaataataaaagctCTTCAAAATACAACAGATTTTTGTAATGTGTGCGTttttatattcagttataattacatttatagcataaaataaaataattatttttcaaaaagcaATGTGTGGCCTACTGTACCTTGCTGCATCTCCAATGTGTTGTAGTTTTTCTGGGAACTTCAGCAGCGATGCATCAATCTTCTGGGCTTGCTGTGGTAACAGACAAATGAGAAAATAATTCAAATGGAAATAAAGCCGTGTTTCTTGTGGCTCTGGCATCACAGTATAATATCAATCATCATAGCTACCATGGCTACATAGTGCATAAGGTTCATTCCAGGCTTGTTGGCTTTGGTATCTGCTAGCTTGAGAAGCGACGGTATCCGGAATCCCACTGCGCTGCCAGCGTACCCTCCCTGGTGGATGTGAGGAAAGCATCTCATGACAATGGAAACACACTCACATGTGCAGTGCCTTATGCTGTTTTGAGGTTGACCCACTTTAATCATTGTTAACAAGCGTCACTAGATACAGTGGCATGATTGTACTCACAGAGTTCATGTAGTTCCCTGTCTTCAAGACCAGACGGATGACTGAATGTAGATCGGCACATTCCAGCAGCTCTGGAAGAAGTTTCATGCATGGGTtaggtgaaataaaataaataacaattagtaataaacaaaatactacaggattatcatgttttttttattacttttttatgtttcctgggaatcaaactTAGTCATGGTCTAGCTGCTAGCAAATTGCATAAATAGGAAGTAAATAAATAGGATGTTTTTTAAAAGGTGatttaaattataatcaaatatatttttagtaaaatgtcataatatgcagtactttaactttttattacataCACCTtgctggccactttattaggtacacccttttgccttcagaactgccttaattctttgtggcatagattcaacaaggtgttggaacattattcagagattttggtccatatggagatgatagtatcacgcagttgctgcagatttgtcggctgtaCATCCATGATGCGAGTCTCCCATTCCACCATATCAATAAAAGGTGGTTTAttagattgagatctggtgactgtggaggccatttgaggagagtgaactcattgtcatgttcaagaaacccgtctgagatgatttgagctttgtgacatggtgcattatcgtgctggaagtagccatcagaagatgggtagaCTGTAGTcgtaaagggatggacatggacagcaacaatactcagggaggctgtggcatttaaaagatgctcaattggtactaagggacccaaagtgtgccaagaaaatatcccccattacaccaccaccagaaGCCTGAACccttgagacaaggcaggatggatccatgctttcatgttcttcaatttctgaccctaccatctgaatgtcacagcagaaactgagactcatcagaccaagcaacgtttttccaatcttctattgtccaattttggtgagccttcATTTCCTGTTCttacccggtgtggtcttctgctgctgtagcacatctgcttcagggttcgatgtgttgtgcgttcagagatggtattctgtataccttggttgtaatgagtggttatttgagtaactgttgcctttctatcatctctaaccagtctgtccattctcctctgacctctgacatcaacaaggcatttttggcCACACAACTGCTGCTCACTTTGATAgtttctctttttcggaccattctctgtgTACTGGGTTTCCAATGCCTTTGCAGTTGATAATAGGAGTAAGCAAGTTTGGAATGCGTACAGgcagagtccatgcagacggataTAGATGCATAAaaatttcaaatttatttgtgaGCTCCATTATAAATGATCTCAAACTTCATGTGGCCTCTCTTTCTTCCAGTGTACACACAAAGCCACACCTTATGGACCGCATACAAATTAGAATCCACTTTGTAAGCTACTCTGTCGTGCGGTCAAAAACCGTGTGCTTCCCAATTACCAACAGCACCCACTTGTTGCTCAGGTGCTCTAATTAAACCTAGCCACAGCACCACCCAGTGGACAAAACACTTTACCATCCCCTAAATGGCTCCTACACTCTGTAAACCCTAAAGATGGTCATGCaagaaaatcccagtagatcagcagtatttgaaatactcagaccagtctgtctggcaccaacaaccattccacatttaaagtcacttaaatcccctttcttccccattctgatgctcggttagAACAacagcaagtcatcttcaccacatctagatgcctaaatccATTGAGCTGCTGccgtgtgattggctgattattaGCAATTTCAAAATAGGGAAGAGGGCATGTTGATAGGAAATAGCAGACAGTTTCAATTGTATGTCAATCTTACCTTGTCCAGCAGAGGTCATGACTGCAATAGAGTGATTCACTTCATCCATAAAATGGGGGAATTCCTCTTTGAGTACTAAACTGATCAACCGTTCCTCATAGCTAGAGGAAGAACAAACAAagaattttttataattataatggtATATCTAAAGTTCACTCCCATTCAGAGTAATTTGCAGTGACCTACAAATCCACTGTCTTTGATTGATAATCAATACCTGGCGATGGAGATAAAACATGAGCTGTACTGTGCAAATAGCTTAGTATTGAAAGCGCTCTGTGTACAGTTGTGTAAGTGTAtatttgtctttctgtggctGTATACACCCACCAAGGAACTTTGACAAGTTGTACCATGAACCGATCTGCCTCAGAGAGAGTTGAACAGTCTCCTTTAAAATCACGAAGCTGACGCACCTATGAAATGAAGCAAATGCAATGCTTTGCAGTACG harbors:
- the LOC127972187 gene encoding FH2 domain-containing protein 1; protein product: MIPPPPPPPPPPPNAPPPPPPPPPALFSGGGPFTRGPMRASRMRNFNWDAIPKDTVLGKHNIWTAEKSSEFELDTKRMEELFSRNDQKQVQATNRRSVRQSPSNASGPEMVTILNSKKNMNIGIFLKQFKRSVSGMIDDIINGRGERFGAGKLKEMCKLLPEDGEVRQLRDFKGDCSTLSEADRFMVQLVKVPCYEERLISLVLKEEFPHFMDEVNHSIAVMTSAGQELLECADLHSVIRLVLKTGNYMNSGGYAGSAVGFRIPSLLKLADTKANKPGMNLMHYVAMQAQKIDASLLKFPEKLQHIGDAARIHKQEIETDFQKEVNRVQVAMQNSSKQPDLEEQMRDFLQNADTRLKETEAAFKNLSAVSDSVAEYFCEDPAQFKLEECCSIFYSFCEKFKRAVQENLERETVEVKRRQRERTQIAAKRRSTATCSSRDKDIEGVALESILQRYNSRQSRRRAGNSSPSRGDLTETTTPEKRPADNREVKRDSWVKSAMQSTLIMESVDKDETPKHPEITVSSPVQKSEDSSISQHVSVFTVQEEEDVQTEIEVQNMREVSRKVLQYQSSRSSISSGEALSPILSPRQTFFQEDRRLLIMTIEENTSKSSSLLQNGQIINRRHTIALPEASSGNTSQEDLFVPSNLNASPAPSIGVIGKGKSVDCDMIATLQNSTEMVKDSDTKPLNSQEESQSVDSTQSQSVEPETKTEETVPSLQFSTGKRNSQTISFKSTKEGFSLMSLFKRWREKDTKSKELDSDSVDP